GTCTGATCTCCCAGCAGGTGACCATCGGTGGCCGCTCGGGCATCGAGGGCGCGCCGGTGATCGGGGACTACGTCCGCATCGGCGCGGGCGCGAAGATCCTCGGCAACATCACCATCGGTGACTTCGCGGTGATCGGCGCCAACGCGGTGGTGCTCAAGGACGTGCCGGCGGCCACGGTCGTCGCGGGCGTGCCCGCCAAGGTGCTCCGCCAGGATCCGGATCCGCTCACCACGTACCAGCGTGAGATGGGGCTGCTGCCTCGCCGCCAGGTGCCGTCGACTCCCATGGAGATGCCGCTCCAGTAGCCGGAGGTCCGA
Above is a genomic segment from Hyalangium gracile containing:
- a CDS encoding serine O-acetyltransferase codes for the protein MGLDAMTLYRIARKLHLRGVPVLPAVLRKAIYFLHSSYIPYEAEIGEGTQLGYGGIGVVIHKATKMGRHCLISQQVTIGGRSGIEGAPVIGDYVRIGAGAKILGNITIGDFAVIGANAVVLKDVPAATVVAGVPAKVLRQDPDPLTTYQREMGLLPRRQVPSTPMEMPLQ